DNA sequence from the Candidatus Equadaptatus faecalis genome:
CGAAAAATTTACAGTAAATAACAAAGCGGGGGACTGGTTTCAGTCCCCCGCTTTGTTATTTTGAATATTTTTTGCTGACAGCCGTCAAATGACAACCGACAGCAGAATTTTGGTACAACAAAGATAGCCATAAGCAATAAGCAGTAAGCCTTAAGCAGAATAATGCGAAAAAATCTTATTAAAAATAAAATCTTTTCACTGCTTTTGGCTTAATGCTTAAAGCTTCACTTCGGATTACTTCCTACTGGGCTGGGCGCAGATGCTGCCAGCGCCGTCCGTTCGTTTTCGTCCGGAGTCTGCAGGTCTCTTGCGAACCTGCCTCTTCCCGGAAGCATCGGCCTCGTGTCTCGGTTTTGCACCCCGGCATACACCGTATACCGTTACCAGAGAGATGCTCAACCTTAGCTGAAGAGCAACGGGCTTACCGCCGTTTCGAGCCGCATTACGTAATGCGTGAGAGATGATTTTAACGAAATCTGTCTGCCGAGAAACAGTTGAAAAGTCAGACCTCGGCAGGTCTTACAGCCGTTTCAGAAAGATTTCGCCGGATTTGGCGCTTACGCGCCGCTATAGGCTATATGCTATTGGCTATAGGCTTTAGAACCTTTAAGGGCGCACTTAGCACCTAGCACTTAGCACTTAGCTTACAGCCTGCAGCTTACGGCTTGCAGCTTACAGCTTACAGCTTTTACAACCAAATCCTTCTCGCCCCTCTATATGAATAAATACAAAAAGGGGCAAATTCTTACCACCGAAATTTTACCGCTAAAACTATGCTCTCAAACAGTGCTTCTTAACGAATGTCTTCCCGCCTTTTAAAAATCCGGTTCACATACTGCGCCTTTTAATTTATAATTGTGTTGAAGGCAGGGTGGTTCGTATGATTTCAATGTGCATAGGCTTCGGATGTCTTTTTGTGGCGGTTATCGCTTTTCAGATTAAAACGCTGCTCGCGTATATTCTTTGCGGCGTGTCTGTTTTTGTGGCGCTTGTGATGTTTTTCAACAGTCACAGGGTTTACAAGGAAAAGAGCGCGAACAGGGAAACGGCGGAGAAGGCTCAGCGCCAGCTCGGCAAGTTTTTGAGCGGCTACGCTTTCAAGCCTGACGGTGACGCAAACGTTGATTTTAACAAGCCGTTTATGCTTTTTGACAACGCTTCGGAGCTTATGCTCTGCGGCATGCCTCTTTCCGAGTGCGCCCTGATTCCGTATTCAAAGCTTTTGGGCGTGCGCCTTTACGGCAAGGGCGAGGTTAAGGCTGAGACGGAGGATTTCGGCGAGCTGCTGAGCGAAGCATTGCCGGAGGCGGACGAGGAGAAGCACGGAATTTATCCTCCGGAGAGCAATGGCATGGAGTTTATGCTGCTTTTGGACGATGAGGAAGACCCTGTCTATGAATTTGAGTTTGTAGATGCGGTTTATCCCAAGAATTCTTTCTATTACCGCGATGAGCTGAAGCGTGCAATGGCTTATATGGCGAAGCTTCAGGAGGTTGTCTGCGCGGGGGCGGATGATGACGACACCGAAATCGCGTACTGGGAGTTTGAGGAGTAACCGCTATGAAGATTAAGGCTTTTATTGAGGCTGTTGAAAGACGTATTCCGAAGCGCTGGGCGGAGGAGTGGGACAACCCGGGGCTTGCGTTCGGCGATGAGAACGCAGATATTGAGCGCGTCGCGGTTTCTCTGGACGCGACGCCGGATACTGTTCAGCGTGCCGCAGAGGCAGGCTGTCAGCTGCTTTTTACGCATCATCCGCTGATTTTTCGTCCGCTTAAACACGTTTATGAGAGCGTGCCTCCGCAGAAGACGCTTATAACCGCTGTACAGAAGAACATTGCGCTTTACGCGGCGCATACGAACTGGGACGCGTCGCCTGAGGGCGTGAACGTTATTCTTGCGCAGAAACTCGGGCTGCGGAATATCGGAAAGCTTGAACATTCCGACGTTGAAGGCAGTTTCGGCATAGGCGCCGTAGGCTGTCTTGAACAGCTGATGACGGTTAAGGAAGTTATGGCGCTTGTCCGTGGCGCGTGGGCGTGCAGAAATCTTACCGGTTTCGGAGACGCGGAGAGAAAAGTATCGCGCATTGCTTTGGGCGGAGGCGCCTGCGGTTCCATGTGGCAGCTTGCTCTTGACCGCGGCGCAGAGCTTTTCATAACCGCCGATATTTCGTATCACGACAGAAACGAGGCTCTGTACAAGGGGCTTAACCTGATTGTCACAGACCACGGGGAGATGGAGCGCGTTTCGCTTCCGGCTTTGTGCGGGCTTATCCGCGAAGAAACGGGCGTTGAGGTTGTACAGCTGGAAGAGGAGTACGTTGCACGCTATATGCTATAGGCTATAAGCTGCACGCCCTATGCAATAAAAAACAAAAAGCAAAGATAAAAGGCAAAAGATGAAGCTGCAAGTAAAGGGGAAAAATTCTAAACCGCTATGAAAATTGAAGTGCACGGATATATGAATTTGGAAGTTTGGCAGGATGCTATGAAGCTTGCTAAAATGACGTACAGCCTGATAAAAATGCTGCCTGTGGAAGAAAGATTTGCTCTTGCAGACCAGATGCGCAGAGCGGCGGTTTCGGTACCTTCGAATATTGCGGAGGGACACTCACGACACAACGATAACGAGTTTCTTCAATTTCTGCGTTATGCTCAGGGTTCCCGCGCCGAGCTTGAAACGCAGTTCAGGATTTGTGCCGATTTAGGCTATTTGGAATCTGACGCTCTTAAAGATGTTTTAGCACTGTCGGATAAAACAGCCAAAGGCATATACAAACTTTCTTTGAAGATAGCGGACGATATTAAAAATTCTAAGAAGTAGCTGTTTCTGCTTTTTGCATGCAGCATGCAGCGTATAGCATATAGCGAGGTATTACAGTGTCGGAAGAAATTAACGAACAAACAAACGAAACAGTTGAACAACAGGCAGAAAGCGGTTTTAAGGTCAATTTGGACGCTTTTTCAGGGCCTCTTGATTTGCTCTGCCATCTCGTAGATTTGCGGCAGATGGATCCGCTGAAGCTCAATCTTACGGAGCTTGTCGCACAGTACGTCGAGTTCCTTATGAAAACGGAGCGCACTTCGCTTAACGAGATAGCGGAGTTTTTCACCTTTGCAAGCCGTCTGCTGCTTCGTAAGGTTCATTCCCTCCTGCCCGGACAGCAGAGAGAGGAAGAGAGCGCGGACGATTACGACGATTTGCGGGAAGATGACGAGCTTACCGAGGAGCAGCTTCGCGAAATGCTTGAAAATTTCCGTCCCTACCGTGCGGCTGCCGCGCGTTTTGCTTCC
Encoded proteins:
- a CDS encoding segregation/condensation protein A, which encodes MSEEINEQTNETVEQQAESGFKVNLDAFSGPLDLLCHLVDLRQMDPLKLNLTELVAQYVEFLMKTERTSLNEIAEFFTFASRLLLRKVHSLLPGQQREEESADDYDDLREDDELTEEQLREMLENFRPYRAAAARFASMQRERENYFVRIVDEDNTPFYDLGDLYGLAARWWSLLQEYEERHSGGSEEEMFYDDIPDAVPDENAVDDRMEELKQTLVKGENIKLRTLFREHSKLSLIVTLLALLEMSRLGMVHIIQNDTFGDVEIVAA
- a CDS encoding four helix bundle protein, with protein sequence MNLEVWQDAMKLAKMTYSLIKMLPVEERFALADQMRRAAVSVPSNIAEGHSRHNDNEFLQFLRYAQGSRAELETQFRICADLGYLESDALKDVLALSDKTAKGIYKLSLKIADDIKNSKK